CCGGGGAGGACGCGGAGGCGAAGCCGCAGCCCGGCCCCTCCCCTGGCTCGGACGCCGGCCCCCTCCCGCGGTGCAGGCGCACTCACGATGGCGCGGCCATAGCAGGCCGCCGCCTCCGGGTACTTGCGGCCCACGAAGAGCCGGTTGCCCTGCTCCTTGAGCTCCTGCGCGCTCGGGCTCTTTTCCGGGCTGCCGCCGCCGGCGCTCAGCCGCGCGccgccctccttctcctccttgccCTTCATGGCGCCGCGCGGCACGGCCTGGGCTCCGCTCCCAGGCTCCGCGCCGGGCCCGCCCTACGCCCTCAGCCCGAGCCCGCGATCCGCTCGGGCCCGGTCCAGCGCTCCGCCACCGGAACTTCCGGCCGCGCAGGTGGGCGGGGCCAGCGGGAAGGATGGCCTGCGAGCGGGCGGGGCCGCGCGTGCACCAGACGCGAggcggaggagggggagggggcggggcaggcgggGGAGCATGCGCTCGCGGCGACGCGACGCGCAGCGTCTGGGGCCTGAGAAGTGCCGAGGTCGTCGGGGCAGGAGCCCGCTCGGGCGCTCCGACGCCCCGCCCCCGAGGCTCCAACCAGGCGCGTGGGGATGGCGGCTGCCCGCgggctcgggctgtgaggactcgAGCAGCTGGGCCGCCGTCCTGGGGTGCCACGGGGAAGTGCTGCGGGCGCGCGCGAGCCCCCAGGGGCGGCTGGAAACCCTGGAGCGATGGTAGGACGGTGGGGACATCGGGCGGGCCGACCCCCGTGGCTCGGATTCCCCGTCACCGCCCTTCCCCAGGTGTCGAGAGGAGTTGCCCGCAGCCATCGAGGGCCGGGCGGAGAAGCACGTGACACGCGACGAGCTGGAGCAGTTGCTGGCGCGGAAACTGGCGGTGAGGAGCTTCCCACGTGGGGGACGGAGCCTTCCGGGGCGGGACGTAGCGCCGTGGGCGTGGCTTCACCCTGGGGGCGGGCCCTCGCGCCTGGGGGCGGGGCCCCTAGCGAGATCCACCAGCCGTGACCCCAGACCCGACCTGACCACCGGGGGGCCGCTTTCGGCCGCGCCTGCAGCAGCTCTTGACCGCCAACTCCCCGGAGCTGGTGGTGCAGCGCTCGGCCGCCGCCTTCCGTCTCCTGCCAGACGTGAACGCAGCGGTCACGGAATTGTGCGCCCTCCGGGGTGTGGGCCCGGCTATCACCTCGCGTTAGTAGGGAGAGCTGGGCGTCCCCCCGGCGAGGTCGTGGGCGGGACCTGGCGTGTTAGTggccttatctgtgaaatggctAGATGGCCAGATACGTGACACCGAGAGTTGTTGGGAATGGCAGCCCCACGTCGAGGTGGGGCTGAGTGCTGTCCATTTACTTCCCGCGGCAGTCCTGGCTGCCAGAGCTCTCGAGGTAGCAGCCTCCATGTCTGAAAAGGCAGTGGCCGCAGTGCCCG
This region of Phocoena phocoena chromosome 15, mPhoPho1.1, whole genome shotgun sequence genomic DNA includes:
- the LOC136135354 gene encoding LOW QUALITY PROTEIN: uncharacterized protein (The sequence of the model RefSeq protein was modified relative to this genomic sequence to represent the inferred CDS: substituted 1 base at 1 genomic stop codon) encodes the protein MRSRRRDAQRLGPEKCRGRRGRSPLGRSDAPPPRLQPGAWGWRLPAGSGCEDSSSWAAVLGCHGEVLRARASPQGRLETLERWCREELPAAIEGRAEKHVTRDELEQLLARKLARDPPAVTPDPTXPPGGRFRPRLQQLLTANSPELVVQRSAAAFRLLPDVNAAVTELCALRGVGPAITSLLAARALEVAASMSEKAVAAVPGLPALQYTLKHYLLYLGRVQERATALSQGAISGLWTPHRVETALWIWAVGQKLCPDLLPDLGPSLATPEDTRPAKKHRTQAY